Within the Malassezia vespertilionis chromosome 3, complete sequence genome, the region GACCTACGAAGGAGAGACCTACGAAAGGGAGACCTACGAAGGAGAGACGTACGAAGGAGAGACATATGAAGGAGAGGCGTATGAAGGAGAGGCGTATGAAGGAGAGACGTACGAAGGCGATGCGTATGAAGGAGAGACGTACGAAGGAGAAACGCACGAAGCGGATCCAGCGTacaagcagcttgcgtaTGAACAAGAAACAACATACGACGAGCCCGTGCACGAGCAAGAGCCGACGTACGAGCAAGAAGCAGCGTACGACGAGCCTGCGTACAAACAACCCCTGTACGGACCGAACGAGCCGCTCCTTTCCGAGCCAATTCCTCCCCAAGCCCTCTATTCCACCACACCGTCGCCTCAGAAGCGCACCGCCCCGCTCCGCTCTCCCGTGCGTACTCAGCGCTCCAAAGCACATGATCCTCTACAGGAACGCAAGCAAGCCACTGTCCCCTTGGCTAGCTTTGCGATTGGCGGCCAACTACTCACGCATTTCCCCCACGGCAAGACCCAAGGCGATGCACTTGGCTACGATGCGCCACGCAAGCAGCAAACAATTACTGTACGCAAGCTTGCTAATGTGCTTGGCACACGCACCTTTTCCACGCTCGACCTGGACAGGTTTCCCGGCCCCCTCTTTGacatgcgctcgcgcacaaacgcgAAAAAGAAGGACGCTGTCGTCAGCTACCTACAGGACCAAATTGACGAAGCGGCGAGCGGTGTCGGCTacctgcggcgcaaatcaGTCCTTTCTATCGAAGGCAGCAATTCAGCGGCGCATAATGCTGTGGAAGagtggcggcgcaccgaAGACAAGATTCTCCTTTTGCGCCTCCTCCTCCTTCTTGTCGAGCACAATGGCGAGTTTGGCAATGACCCTGCGCTTGTGAGCAAAATCGCTGCAATGCTCCAAGGCAAGACGGACACTGCAGAAGTAGCTGCGTTTGCCGTGCCGACCTATGCACAAACGCCCCAATCTGCCAAGTCGCGCCCATTGCGCACGTATACGCTCCGCCAGCCcttcctcgacgagctgcagcCGATGCTTCAGCAAGGCGAGGTcagccgcgccgtggagtacgccgtggcgcagcacatgtGGCCCCACGCCATGGCCATTGCACAGTCGATGGACATCTCGACGCAGTCCAAGGTGATGGACGCATTCATGGCCTACGAGCTTGACGGCGCCGACCATGCTGACGGCGCAATGCTCAAAGACAGGACGAGTCTCAAGATTGCCTATGGCATGTACACGCGCCAGACGCCGGAGCAGATTGCACGTGTATTCAACGAGCGTGCTTCGACGCTCTCGCCCGAGGCCAAGCATGCCCAGTGGCGCCAGTCGGTAGCGACCATCTGGTCGAATCAGCATGCGGGCGCGGATAGAGGTGTGATCAAAGCAATTGGCGACAGTCTGATGGATGCGAGCCTTCccgaggcggcgcatgtaTGCTATCTTGTCGCcggcgagcaccgcgcatggcttgccgatgcacaACACTTTGTGCTGCTCGGTGCAAGGCCAGATGCCAAGGCTGCTACGCTGCTCAACGATATGGATACGCTGCTCATGACCGAGGTACTTGAGTATGCAATGTCGCTCACACCTGTGCGCAAAGGACAAGATGCTTTTGGCGGTATtcctgcgcttgcgccatacaaacttgcgcttgcagctACGTTTGACGAGTTGGCAGATACGGCGAGGGCCAAGGCGtatgcgcacgcgcttgcatCGGCAAGCAAGGCGAACAAGTCGTTAGCGTACAGTGCAGCCCTCCTTGCCGAACTGCAGGCTTTTTCCAGCAAGATAGAGGGACGACAGCTCGGCACAAGTGACTCTCATTCGTGGGTGggccgcaagctgcagcgccctACACTCGATGGTGTTTGGGGTGCTCTAGAAGGCAAGCTCACCAAGTTTATCGCAGGGGAAGAAAATGGAAAGGCAGATAAAGCACCTGCTGGAAAGGTCGGTGCGTTTACGCATTACAGTGCTATTACGCCCGAAGTCCCGTCTGGCTCAGTGCAGTTGGATGCGTTTCAAGTGGCCGACGAGCAGGCGGAGTATGTGCACGAGCAGACGGATGCACACAAGGACGATGTGTATAATGCCGAGCATTATGCTGCGAGTTATGGTGGCTATGAAGGCCAAGAGTACGACCAGCAGTACGAAGGCCAGGGGTACGACCAGCAGTACGATGGTCAAGAATATGACCAGCAGTACGATGGTCAAGAGTATGACCAGCAGTATGAAGGCCAGGAGTACGACCAGCAGTACGAAGGCCAGGGGTACGACCAGCAGTACGATGGTCAAGAATATGACCAGCAGTACGATGGTCAAGAGTATGACCAGCAGTATGAAGGCCAGGAGTACGACCAGCAGTACGAAGGCCAGGGGTACGACCAGCAGTACGATGGTCAAGAATATGACCAGCAGTACGATGGTCAAGAATATGACCAGCAGTATGAAGCTCAAGAACACGATCAGCAGTATGAAGGCCAAGAGTACGACCAGCAGTACGATGGTCAAGAGTATGACCAGCAGTACAATGGTCAAGAACACGATCAGCAGTATGAAGGCCAAGAGTACGATCAGCAGTACGATGGTCAAGAACACGACCAGCAGTACGGCGAGCAATCCGATCCGCAGCCCGACCAGCAGGAGCCTCAGGATCAAGCTCAAAAGCAGGACCCGGGCGCGCAGGATGCCCAACAGGATGCCCAAGACGCTTTACAGGCCCCAAATGCGGAACCTGAGTATCCTGCTCAAGTCCCCGCACCCGAGCCTTCGTCCACTTCAAATCCCATCGCGGATCCCTCTGAAGAAGGTCTCGACACCATTGACGAGAAGCCTGATCAAGAGACAGACGAATCCAAACCCAAGCCGCCTCCCATGTTCCACAAGGTCGAGCCGAATGAGCAGCTTGTAGAAGAGGACGGCATCCTCAACCCAATGCCAGTCTTTTCTGCTCCCATCCCGCCCTCCAAGCCTACACCGCATGCGAAAGAGCCTGCGCCCGTTGAAGACGACGATCTCGGTCttggcaatgcgccgcgcaaaccCAAGCAAGAGACCCCTCCTGCGCCCTCCCAGCCCAAAGAAGAGCCGAAGAAGCAGGAAAAGCCCAGCGGCGGCTCCTGGTTCGGCCGTCTCCTTGGCTCGCGTACAAGCAGTGATTCCGCTGAAAAAGAAGGCGCAAAGAAGGCGCATTTGGGCGAAGCGACCTCGTTCTACTACGACAAGGAGCAGAAGCGGTGGGTCAACAAAAAGGCCGGCGACGAAGGCAAAGCCACGCCACCAGCGCTCCCTCCGCCGCCAAAAGCGCCCAAGACGGAgccaagtgcggcgctgcctACAAAGCCAAGTGCTCCGCCAGCCGCGTTGCCGAAACCGCGCAAAGCAGTGAGCACTGTGCCGCCCAGCAATGTAGGCTACGGCGATCCGCCCGTGCGAAAGCAGCacgaggatgcgccgcctcgtgcgacatcggcagcggcaaagaAGCGCCCATTAAAGTCGCGCTATGTCGTGATAGATTGACCTTGGCGAGCAAGGAGCCGTAGAGCGCAATTATTACAGTAACAGATTGTCGAATTTTTCCATGCCGGCACGGGCAGGCTATGGTCATTGAATAGATCTTTGCAAGGTACGAATAAGCTGCCCATGCAGAGTTTAGGTGACCTTGCAAGCTCCTTTTTGTACGGAAAGATACAGCTGGATTTAGACGTGGTGCGCTTTGGCACCCAACAAAGCATTCACGCTCGGCTCGTGGAAAGGGTTTTCATGCAGCGGCTCTCTCAATGACTTCGCAATGCCTCGACAAGCCAATCAAGTCCTTCATGAAGCCCCGTCCCATTTTTCGCACTGCTGCGAAAAATACTCCATTGCCGATCGCGCAGTTCGTTGAGCCCCAATGCAGCGCCCACCTGGCCTTCGTCCAAAGCGCCGGGCACATCTTGCTTGTTTGCAAAGACTAACAGCTTGCACCCCGTAAGCTCCTCCTCAGCCAGCATCGCAAGTAGCTCCTTGCGTGCAATTGGAAGACGCTCCTCATCTGTCGCATCAACAACATAAATAATTGCGGCTGTATCGGCAAAGTAACACCGCCAGTAGGGTCTGCTATTAGTGTCACTTGCAACGTACCGAATGCTCGACTGTCCGCCCAAATCCCACACTTGCATTTGGATATTTTTGTATTCGACAGACTCAACATTAAATCCGATCGCTTCCAgtgagcagcgcagaaCACGTACTGGGTATCGTGGAAATGACGTTTCCAAGCTGCAAGCGGTATAAAATTGTCGTCTTCCCCGCACTGATATCAGCGCACAGTAGCCACGTACCTGTCCAGACCAAGCATCAaaatgcgcagcggcacatcACGCCGCCAAAACCAGACTCTGTCGAGCAAGGACGAAAATGTGACGCCCATGCCGATCCGTGCGTCGTACGGTGAGCTATACCACGAACACACGCCGCACACTATTGGTCACGTGTTTATCGTGCTCTGTTTGTCGCATGTTGCGATTGGctgcgcggagcgcgcTAGTGGCACCGTCCGGAACCTGGCGGCGACCTATGCTCGAGCTGCCGTTTGCACTGCGACGTTTATTGTAGAGTGATGTTTTCGCCCAAGGGGGTATCACCGCCCCCGCTGATGGGTATGTCTGCGGATCCAGAAGAATTGGCCAAGAAAGATCCGCTCGCCACACAAGTGTGGCGCATGTATGCGAAACAGCGTGAGCAGCTACccaatgcggcgcgcatggaAAATCTGACTTGGCGTCTTATGTCGCTtacgctgcggcgcaagcgcgaagAAAAAGAGTCAGCGATGGAGGAGCAATGCGACGCTGTGTCGCACACCACTTTggatcgtgcgccgcaggacgACGCTCCTGAAATGACGCGCGGACGACAAAAGACGGTGCGTCCAGTGGCAGAGTACCCCATGATGTCGCACGGTGTTTCCCCTTTGGCTCGTCTTGCACGCCGCTCACGTTCCCGTTCTGTGAGTATGATGGATGtggatcgcgcgcaattGAACCGATCCATTTCGCGCAATAGTATGTTTAAGGACCGTACCACGTTTCAAGAACAGaccgcgctgcttgatACTATTGATGATGTGAGCAGCACACCTTCACCGCATGCCTCAGCATTCAATGAACTGATGATGGCGCCGAACATGGACCTTGCCGGCGGTCTGGATCTTAAAGACCCGGCTATATTTGATCTCTTCAACGAGCCTGCGCCTACTTCGCAGGTAAACAATGACGATCTTTTCATGCAACTGTACAACTCCAtgccgcaaggcgcaccCAACAAGAGTGTGCTCTTTGCTCAGTCCCAGCAAGGAGCGCCAAAACTGCgctccgcatcgcgccaGCGCCTGATGCACTCgtttgagcgcgacgcattcCACAACCTTTTTGACAATAGCTCGCAGCCGTGGACTGCGGCATCCCCGCTagaggagcatgcgcagcataTGCTTGAAATGAGTTCACGGCGTCATGGTGCAATGCAAagccgcgagcgcgaggacgCCTTTTATGGACTTGACCTGCATCTCGACAGCGTGCCTGGCATTGACGACTATGTGAGTCACCAGGCGAACCAGCACCCCGAGTACGGTTTCCTTCCTCGCCTCGTGCGCAAGACCTCGTTCGACCACAAAGtacgcgagcgcagcgagtcgCGCGGCCCGCGGAATAGAGTAACGCAGAACTTGATCGACGAGCACGCCGATATGCGCTCTACGAATTCAAGAAAGCGTCCATTCCGCGACGCTTCCCCCATTGCAGGCCTTCGCGCTCCCACAACTGCAGACCAGCGTATTGCCGCGGGTTTGTCGCGTCAAACGCCCGCGACGTTTACGCCGGAACTGGTGCAGTACCTGCCATCTTCCTTGTTTGGCTTTCCCGTCAATCTACCGCCCGCAAATCCCCCGCCGCAACACGACATGGCCTTTATGCAAGAccggcgcacaagccaaAGCCCATTATTTGTGGAGAACGCGAGTAATCTTtcgcgtgcgccaagcaaTACAGCCATGCATTCCGTGCCGAATATGGTGTACGTCAATTCCCACGACAGCCCATGTAGCGGCCcgatcggcgcgccaaacgccaTGCCGTCGAACTACATGCATCTGGACCCTGCCCAGCTCCTGTCGCAGCACATATTTCCACCGAGCAatgcgtttgcgcagcatACCATGCCGCTGAACAATGGCGCTGACTTTGGCATGGCTAACGCAGCAAACCTGGATCTGGGGGGCTTGCCGTCACCGAGGCAGATGCCAGAGATGCACTATGGATCGATGCAATATGCATCCATGTTTAACCCCATGGCGTCGCCAAACATTGCGAACGGGAATCCTTCCGTCTCTGGCTCGATGGACAGCAGCGATGCTGCGGGCACTTCTTGCGATGGCTCGCGGCTTTCCAGTCCTGCGCACCGAATGCTCGTGGGCATCGGCGAGAACTCCACTTCGAGCTCGGCGGGCAATCTGAGCGACAGCGCTCCAACTGTGTGCTCCAACTGCCAAACTACCACCACGCCTCTTTGgcgccgcgatgcagacggCAACGCAATGTGCAATGCGTGTGGCCTTTTCCAGCGACTGCACGGAGTCATGCGCCCTCTCTCTTTGAAGACGGACGTGATTAAGAAGCGCAACAGAACTGGAGGAGCGAATAatcgcgacgcggcgcgctcaaAGAATGCTGCTGTCAAaggacgcagcgccgggaGTACTACAAAGACTAAAGACTAGCCGCTTGTATCTTGTGAGGCCAGTGATACTGTTGTATATTATGTGGTATGTATTTGTAAGAATAGGACAGTAGATGGACATGAATGGAGAATGCCACTTGCCGAACCAGCAAGGCACAGGCCTAGAGGCCCCTGCACTCGCACGTGATCTGATGTGACCAGGGCACTGCGCTCCACTTTCCACGCTCCGACATTCTGCC harbors:
- the ARL1 gene encoding Arf GTPase arl1 (COG:U; EggNog:ENOG503NWAZ); this translates as MGVTFSSLLDRVWFWRRDVPLRILMLGLDSAGKTTILYRLQLGNVISTIPTIGFNVESVEYKNIQMQVWDLGGQSSIRPYWRCYFADTAAIIYVVDATDEERLPIARKELLAMLAEEELTGCKLLVFANKQDVPGALDEGQVGAALGLNELRDRQWSIFRSSAKNGTGLHEGLDWLVEALRSH
- a CDS encoding uncharacterized protein (EggNog:ENOG503NVMY; COG:U), which gives rise to MQHHRARPPPVSRVRHQPQPSVAEASSLFGEPTGGSVDIFGMTKSPTWLEPIKDAVQNNAPERAVTALPVQASKPNAPEQAWADKQSPHELAPQWDEWDHGTEDDDPQYGQYDAQAGAPAGLQYEQHTQQYGAAHGKDHRVEQYDQGHQTEWNTQYGHKGQWNDGEVPLQEDVGWDQPAEQEGWDRWEQGTGQDETQYDGYEQYGQAAEYDVQAEEYDQGLYDQQAHYGTQAEYDPRAEQYDPQAEYDPQAEYDPQAEYDPRAEYDPQAEQYDPQAEYDPQAEYDPQAEYDHQAEHDPQAEYDPQAEQYDPQAGYDQYGQQPEWDQDKNAYNAQQGWFESDKPAQGLGVSVDQEDYNYNTEYNAPDDYDYVNEQAYNAEADAFLDPSQYDAELDAAMEQYGVDAPDVAQTLNHPVQEQPRELPQPAPHAPVFAPSPTKPPRMQPLRLRPESTTRTPMRKEHDVFNPWPGAPAEQAAELVPTRQGAEQRPQVSPHKVQSPPKALHGPPQGPPQRRAPQNSVPRQAQQDPSTAPKHILPEHGSRMLPKQEPLLKDVRAPPKVDTKTPPKQDKQVQQKCERPAQARLASPAQVNEIQDNAWGRGEHVPALMQGAPAQRLTTKPAQQRAQRPPMPVSLKSVPPQAQRTDSTAPQQSNAGHTPRLRSGKIPKAVPEPMPMPVPVPVLAPEPEADAWGLEQDTQDQGWDAWDMPADKESEQEGDFERRDSVHDLGEAFDEQAAGVPYQEGAEQYDLQSEQPLEGEYDAQYDGHDTAYGGETYDGGAQEKEAYEEEAYEEETYEGETYEGETYERETYEGETYEGETYEGEAYEGEAYEGETYEGDAYEGETYEGETHEADPAYKQLAYEQETTYDEPVHEQEPTYEQEAAYDEPAYKQPLYGPNEPLLSEPIPPQALYSTTPSPQKRTAPLRSPVRTQRSKAHDPLQERKQATVPLASFAIGGQLLTHFPHGKTQGDALGYDAPRKQQTITVRKLANVLGTRTFSTLDLDRFPGPLFDMRSRTNAKKKDAVVSYLQDQIDEAASGVGYLRRKSVLSIEGSNSAAHNAVEEWRRTEDKILLLRLLLLLVEHNGEFGNDPALVSKIAAMLQGKTDTAEVAAFAVPTYAQTPQSAKSRPLRTYTLRQPFLDELQPMLQQGEVSRAVEYAVAQHMWPHAMAIAQSMDISTQSKVMDAFMAYELDGADHADGAMLKDRTSLKIAYGMYTRQTPEQIARVFNERASTLSPEAKHAQWRQSVATIWSNQHAGADRGVIKAIGDSLMDASLPEAAHVCYLVAGEHRAWLADAQHFVLLGARPDAKAATLLNDMDTLLMTEVLEYAMSLTPVRKGQDAFGGIPALAPYKLALAATFDELADTARAKAYAHALASASKANKSLAYSAALLAELQAFSSKIEGRQLGTSDSHSWVGRKLQRPTLDGVWGALEGKLTKFIAGEENGKADKAPAGKVGAFTHYSAITPEVPSGSVQLDAFQVADEQAEYVHEQTDAHKDDVYNAEHYAASYGGYEGQEYDQQYEGQGYDQQYDGQEYDQQYDGQEYDQQYEGQEYDQQYEGQGYDQQYDGQEYDQQYDGQEYDQQYEGQEYDQQYEGQGYDQQYDGQEYDQQYDGQEYDQQYEAQEHDQQYEGQEYDQQYDGQEYDQQYNGQEHDQQYEGQEYDQQYDGQEHDQQYGEQSDPQPDQQEPQDQAQKQDPGAQDAQQDAQDALQAPNAEPEYPAQVPAPEPSSTSNPIADPSEEGLDTIDEKPDQETDESKPKPPPMFHKVEPNEQLVEEDGILNPMPVFSAPIPPSKPTPHAKEPAPVEDDDLGLGNAPRKPKQETPPAPSQPKEEPKKQEKPSGGSWFGRLLGSRTSSDSAEKEGAKKAHLGEATSFYYDKEQKRWVNKKAGDEGKATPPALPPPPKAPKTEPSAALPTKPSAPPAALPKPRKAVSTVPPSNVGYGDPPVRKQHEDAPPRATSAAAKKRPLKSRYVVID
- the GAT1 gene encoding Sodium- and chloride-dependent GABA transporter 1 (COG:K; EggNog:ENOG503NXG0), which translates into the protein MGMSADPEELAKKDPLATQVWRMYAKQREQLPNAARMENLTWRLMSLTLRRKREEKESAMEEQCDAVSHTTLDRAPQDDAPEMTRGRQKTVRPVAEYPMMSHGVSPLARLARRSRSRSVSMMDVDRAQLNRSISRNSMFKDRTTFQEQTALLDTIDDVSSTPSPHASAFNELMMAPNMDLAGGLDLKDPAIFDLFNEPAPTSQVNNDDLFMQLYNSMPQGAPNKSVLFAQSQQGAPKLRSASRQRLMHSFERDAFHNLFDNSSQPWTAASPLEEHAQHMLEMSSRRHGAMQSREREDAFYGLDLHLDSVPGIDDYVSHQANQHPEYGFLPRLVRKTSFDHKVRERSESRGPRNRVTQNLIDEHADMRSTNSRKRPFRDASPIAGLRAPTTADQRIAAGLSRQTPATFTPELVQYLPSSLFGFPVNLPPANPPPQHDMAFMQDRRTSQSPLFVENASNLSRAPSNTAMHSVPNMVYVNSHDSPCSGPIGAPNAMPSNYMHLDPAQLLSQHIFPPSNAFAQHTMPLNNGADFGMANAANLDLGGLPSPRQMPEMHYGSMQYASMFNPMASPNIANGNPSVSGSMDSSDAAGTSCDGSRLSSPAHRMLVGIGENSTSSSAGNLSDSAPTVCSNCQTTTTPLWRRDADGNAMCNACGLFQRLHGVMRPLSLKTDVIKKRNRTGGANNRDAARSKNAAVKGRSAGSTTKTKD